Proteins encoded by one window of Clostridium bornimense:
- a CDS encoding ParB/RepB/Spo0J family partition protein, producing MSKKFGLGKGLGALIPDEEIVEEKNSIDLIDINRIKPNSKQPRKNFDEEKISNLAKSIKDNGIIQPLVLKESGNDYEIIAGERRWRAAKLAGIKSIPAVIMELTDQKVLEVSLIENIQREDLNPIEEALAFKRLIKEFSITQEEVSKVIGRSRTAITNTMRLLNLDKRVQQYLIEGVISEGHGRALLSLDNKDTQYEMAIRVIDNKLSVRETERLVRDILNPKVKESIVEEENIYIKELQSRISEHFGTKVSIKTKKDNKGKIEIEYYSPEELDRILELLM from the coding sequence GTGAGTAAAAAATTTGGATTGGGTAAAGGGTTAGGAGCACTTATTCCTGATGAAGAAATAGTGGAAGAAAAAAATTCAATAGATTTAATAGATATAAATAGGATTAAACCAAATAGCAAACAACCAAGAAAAAATTTCGATGAAGAAAAAATATCCAATCTAGCTAAATCCATAAAAGACAATGGTATCATTCAACCTTTAGTATTAAAGGAAAGTGGAAATGATTATGAAATAATTGCTGGAGAAAGACGTTGGAGAGCTGCAAAATTGGCAGGAATAAAGTCTATTCCTGCGGTTATTATGGAATTAACTGATCAGAAGGTATTAGAGGTTTCGTTGATAGAAAATATACAAAGAGAGGATTTAAATCCTATAGAAGAAGCATTAGCTTTTAAAAGATTAATAAAAGAATTTTCTATAACTCAAGAAGAGGTTTCAAAGGTTATAGGAAGATCAAGAACAGCGATAACTAATACAATGAGACTATTAAACTTAGATAAGCGTGTTCAGCAGTATTTAATTGAAGGGGTAATATCTGAAGGACATGGAAGAGCATTATTATCATTAGATAATAAAGATACACAATATGAAATGGCTATAAGGGTTATAGATAATAAATTAAGTGTAAGAGAAACAGAAAGATTAGTAAGAGACATTTTAAATCCGAAGGTAAAGGAATCAATTGTAGAGGAAGAAAATATTTATATTAAAGAATTGCAAAGTAGGATTAGTGAGCACTTTGGAACAAAAGTGTCAATTAAAACTAAAAAAGATAATAAGGGAAAAATAGAAATAGAGTATTATTCGCCAGAAGAATTAGATAGGATTCTTGAATTATTAATGTAG
- the noc gene encoding nucleoid occlusion protein, with translation MKGIEESKIQYVSPFEVYPNLYQPRKTFNDETIEELSESIKTYGIIQPLSVRKIKENYYELVAGERRLRAAKKAGLDKVPVILVDINDRESAAIALLENLQREDLNFLEEAEAYYNLLKEHNYTQETLAQSIGKKQSTIANKLRVLKLDYEIRKRLIENALTERHARALLKLPNTEMQIKVLDKVIENKLNVKETEALIDRTLLKYMHEEKDIGKDGKKRIKGVFGSKIYINTIKQVFDKYGISAKYKSKESDDYIEVTVKIPKK, from the coding sequence ATGAAGGGAATAGAAGAAAGTAAGATACAATATGTTTCTCCATTTGAAGTATATCCAAATCTTTATCAACCAAGAAAGACTTTTAATGATGAAACTATAGAAGAATTATCAGAATCAATAAAAACATATGGCATAATACAACCTTTATCAGTAAGAAAAATAAAAGAAAATTATTATGAATTAGTTGCAGGAGAAAGAAGATTAAGAGCAGCAAAAAAAGCTGGATTAGATAAAGTACCTGTAATATTAGTTGATATAAATGACAGAGAAAGTGCTGCAATTGCTTTATTAGAAAATTTACAGAGAGAAGATTTGAATTTCTTAGAAGAAGCAGAAGCATATTATAATTTATTAAAAGAACATAATTATACTCAAGAAACTCTAGCACAAAGTATAGGAAAAAAACAATCTACAATAGCAAATAAGTTAAGAGTTCTTAAGTTAGATTATGAGATAAGAAAAAGGCTTATAGAAAATGCTCTTACAGAGAGACATGCAAGAGCTTTATTGAAATTACCTAATACTGAAATGCAAATTAAGGTTTTAGATAAAGTAATTGAAAATAAGCTTAATGTTAAAGAAACAGAGGCTTTAATTGATAGAACACTATTAAAATATATGCATGAAGAAAAAGATATAGGTAAGGACGGAAAAAAGAGAATCAAGGGAGTTTTTGGTTCTAAGATTTATATAAACACGATAAAACAAGTATTTGATAAATATGGTATTAGTGCAAAATATAAATCTAAAGAAAGTGATGACTATATAGAAGTAACAGTAAAGATACCTAAAAAGTAA
- the mnmE gene encoding tRNA uridine-5-carboxymethylaminomethyl(34) synthesis GTPase MnmE — protein sequence MKEFDTIAAVATAVGEGSVSIIRVSGEEALKIAKKIFRGVRGKSIDDIKPYTMRYGSIIDSETNEKIDEVILSYMKGPKSFTAEDTIEINCHGGVIATKRVLDTVIKSGARLAEPGEFTKRAFLNGRIDLSQAEAVMDIINSKTEVSMKSALVQSEGKLSKEINELRNKLLEIIAHIEATVDYPEDDLEEVTSEKTELDVKLVINEVNKLIESAEAGKIIRDGLSTVIVGKPNVGKSSLLNVLTRGNRAIVTDIPGTTRDIIEEYISLDGIPIRIIDTAGIRETEDVVEKIGVERSKEKIEEADLVILMLDASREIAEEDIEIIKYIKNKKYIVLLNKQDLPNAINQNDLKELNQDYIIPISTKDELGIDEIKNAIKELFFNGKINSSEVMVTNIRHKEALYKAKECLQSTLCALKDTMAIDLASIDIRNAWSALGQINGETVEEDLIDKIFSEFCLGK from the coding sequence ATGAAAGAATTTGACACTATTGCGGCCGTAGCAACAGCGGTAGGAGAAGGAAGTGTATCTATAATAAGAGTATCAGGAGAAGAGGCTCTTAAAATAGCTAAGAAGATATTTAGAGGAGTACGTGGAAAAAGTATAGATGACATTAAGCCATATACTATGAGATATGGAAGTATAATTGACAGCGAAACTAACGAAAAGATTGATGAAGTGATATTATCATATATGAAAGGTCCGAAGTCTTTTACAGCAGAGGATACTATCGAAATAAATTGTCATGGGGGAGTTATAGCAACTAAAAGAGTTTTAGATACTGTTATTAAATCTGGAGCTAGACTTGCTGAGCCGGGAGAATTTACTAAAAGGGCATTTCTAAATGGAAGAATTGATTTATCACAGGCTGAAGCGGTTATGGATATAATTAATTCTAAAACAGAAGTTTCAATGAAAAGTGCATTAGTTCAAAGTGAAGGAAAATTATCAAAAGAAATAAATGAATTAAGAAATAAATTATTAGAAATAATAGCACATATTGAAGCTACCGTTGATTATCCAGAAGATGATTTAGAAGAAGTTACTTCAGAAAAAACAGAATTAGATGTGAAATTAGTAATTAATGAAGTAAATAAATTAATAGAAAGTGCAGAGGCAGGAAAGATAATTAGAGATGGATTGTCCACAGTTATAGTAGGAAAGCCGAATGTAGGAAAATCTTCACTATTAAATGTATTAACTAGAGGAAATAGAGCTATAGTTACAGATATACCTGGAACTACAAGAGATATAATAGAAGAATATATATCTCTTGATGGGATTCCTATAAGAATTATAGATACTGCAGGAATAAGAGAAACTGAAGATGTAGTAGAAAAAATAGGTGTAGAGAGATCGAAGGAAAAAATTGAGGAGGCAGATTTAGTTATACTAATGTTAGATGCTTCAAGAGAGATAGCAGAAGAAGATATAGAAATAATAAAATATATAAAAAATAAAAAATATATAGTATTATTAAATAAGCAAGATTTACCTAATGCTATCAATCAAAATGATTTAAAAGAATTAAATCAAGATTATATTATTCCTATATCGACTAAGGATGAATTAGGAATAGATGAAATAAAGAACGCTATAAAAGAATTATTCTTTAATGGTAAGATAAATTCTTCAGAAGTAATGGTTACGAATATAAGACATAAAGAAGCATTATATAAAGCTAAAGAATGTCTACAATCAACTTTATGTGCATTAAAAGATACAATGGCAATAGATTTAGCATCTATAGATATCAGAAATGCATGGAGTGCATTAGGTCAAATTAATGGAGAAACAGTAGAAGAAGATCTAATAGATAAGATATTTTCAGAATTTTGTTTAGGAAAATAG
- a CDS encoding DUF951 domain-containing protein yields the protein MNLVFKLGDIVEMKKGHPCGGNEWEIIRLGADIKIKCRNCGRLVMISRADFNKRVKKVIFSNEDNN from the coding sequence ATGAATTTAGTGTTTAAGTTAGGTGATATAGTTGAGATGAAAAAAGGACATCCGTGTGGAGGAAATGAATGGGAGATAATTAGATTAGGTGCAGATATTAAAATTAAATGCAGAAATTGTGGAAGGTTAGTTATGATATCTAGAGCAGATTTTAATAAAAGAGTAAAAAAAGTAATATTTTCAAATGAAGATAACAATTAG
- a CDS encoding single-stranded DNA-binding protein codes for MNKVVLIGRLTKDPELRFTPGTGMAVATFTVAVDRRMPNKDGVREADFIPIVVWGKQGENVANYMSKGRLIGISGRIQTRNYEGKDGIRRYVTEVVADEVQFLERGNGAEGGFNGGSRGSNNGESYNSSNLGSDQSYDNGWADPIDDDDEIPF; via the coding sequence ATGAATAAAGTTGTTTTAATAGGAAGACTAACTAAAGATCCTGAGTTGAGATTTACACCAGGAACTGGAATGGCAGTAGCTACCTTTACAGTTGCAGTTGATAGAAGAATGCCTAATAAAGATGGTGTACGAGAAGCTGATTTTATTCCAATAGTAGTTTGGGGTAAACAAGGTGAAAATGTTGCGAATTATATGAGCAAAGGAAGACTTATCGGAATTAGTGGCAGAATTCAAACTAGAAACTATGAAGGCAAAGATGGAATTAGAAGATATGTTACTGAAGTTGTAGCTGATGAAGTACAATTCCTTGAAAGAGGAAATGGTGCAGAAGGTGGTTTCAATGGAGGAAGCAGAGGTTCTAATAACGGAGAATCTTATAATTCATCAAATTTAGGTTCAGATCAAAGTTACGATAACGGTTGGGCTGATCCAATAGATGATGATGATGAAATACCGTTCTAA
- a CDS encoding ParA family protein: protein MKTICVFNQKGGVGKTTTNINLATYLAFEGKKVLIVDIDPQGNSTSGLGIDKSNLEFSIYDILTNDTEIEDCIIKSELIENLYIIPSEQALAGAEVELTGINHREDILKRKLELVRDKFDFVFIDCPPSLGLLTINALVASDSVFIPIQCEYYALEGVSQLINTINLVKKSLNPNIKYEGILLTMYDIRANLCNEVAKEVKNHFGDYVYETVIPRNVRLAESPSYGLPIMLYDAKCKGAESYDMLAKEFLRRQEE from the coding sequence GTGAAAACAATATGTGTCTTTAATCAAAAAGGTGGAGTCGGAAAAACTACTACTAATATAAATCTAGCTACATATTTAGCTTTTGAAGGTAAGAAGGTTTTAATAGTAGATATAGATCCACAAGGAAATTCTACATCAGGATTAGGAATAGATAAATCCAATTTAGAATTTTCTATATATGATATTTTAACTAATGATACAGAAATAGAAGATTGTATCATTAAAAGTGAATTAATAGAAAATTTATACATAATTCCTTCTGAACAAGCATTAGCAGGTGCAGAAGTTGAATTGACAGGAATAAATCATAGAGAAGATATATTAAAGAGAAAGTTGGAACTAGTAAGAGATAAATTTGATTTTGTTTTTATTGATTGTCCACCATCATTGGGATTACTTACTATAAATGCATTAGTAGCATCAGATTCTGTATTTATACCAATACAATGTGAATATTATGCATTAGAAGGTGTATCACAACTTATAAATACTATAAATTTAGTTAAGAAAAGTTTAAATCCTAATATTAAATATGAAGGGATACTTTTAACTATGTATGATATAAGAGCAAACTTATGTAATGAGGTTGCTAAAGAAGTAAAAAATCACTTTGGGGATTATGTATATGAAACAGTAATTCCTAGAAATGTTAGACTAGCAGAATCACCAAGTTATGGACTACCTATTATGTTATATGATGCTAAATGTAAGGGTGCGGAAAGTTACGATATGTTGGCAAAAGAATTCTTACGTAGACAGGAGGAGTAA
- a CDS encoding DUF4446 family protein — translation MDKINQIVSDNISIILISMIAVILILFIFLLVLINSNRKLNKRYKSLFRCEGKSLEDIIEKYMNAVEEVKEKNNTIFELHEEILSKVDTSIRKVEMKRYKAFDDVGSDLSFSIVMLDNENNGFVLTSIFGREESVIYAKEIESGISRYELSTEEKEVLDSAMEME, via the coding sequence ATGGACAAAATAAATCAAATAGTTAGTGATAATATTAGTATAATACTTATATCAATGATTGCAGTAATTTTAATATTATTTATATTTTTATTAGTATTAATTAATTCAAATAGAAAGCTAAATAAAAGATATAAAAGTTTATTTAGATGTGAAGGAAAATCATTAGAAGATATAATAGAAAAATATATGAATGCAGTTGAAGAAGTGAAAGAAAAGAATAATACTATATTTGAATTACATGAAGAAATATTAAGTAAAGTTGATACATCAATCAGAAAGGTAGAAATGAAAAGATATAAAGCTTTTGATGATGTAGGATCAGATTTAAGTTTTTCGATTGTAATGTTAGATAATGAAAATAATGGATTTGTTTTAACAAGTATTTTTGGAAGAGAAGAAAGTGTTATTTATGCTAAAGAGATAGAAAGCGGAATTTCTAGATATGAGTTATCAACAGAAGAGAAAGAAGTTCTAGATAGTGCAATGGAAATGGAATAA
- the rsmG gene encoding 16S rRNA (guanine(527)-N(7))-methyltransferase RsmG: MDFYTLMKTSADKEGIPFSEKEFEKFVIYKDLLKEWNEKINLTAITDDEGIFKKHFIDCLKIFRFSEFKNLKKVIDVGTGAGFPGLPIKIVSPETEVVLLDSLNKRINFLDEVICKLDLQKISTIHSRAEDGARKPELRESFDAVVSRAVANMAVLSEYTLPYVKVGGYLIALKGPAIETEILEGKNAIATLGGKIEDIIEVEVEGTDLNHNLVVIKKIKETSNVYPRKAGVISKRPIK; the protein is encoded by the coding sequence ATGGATTTTTATACCCTTATGAAAACTTCTGCAGATAAGGAAGGAATACCGTTTTCAGAAAAAGAGTTTGAGAAGTTTGTTATTTATAAAGATTTATTAAAAGAATGGAATGAGAAAATAAATCTTACGGCTATTACAGATGATGAAGGCATTTTTAAAAAGCATTTTATTGATTGCTTAAAGATTTTTAGATTTTCAGAATTTAAAAATTTGAAGAAAGTTATTGATGTTGGTACGGGAGCAGGATTTCCAGGACTACCAATAAAGATAGTATCTCCAGAAACAGAAGTGGTACTTTTAGATTCATTAAACAAAAGAATCAATTTTTTAGATGAGGTAATTTGTAAATTAGATTTACAAAAAATAAGTACTATTCATAGCAGAGCAGAAGATGGAGCTAGAAAGCCAGAATTGAGAGAAAGTTTTGATGCTGTAGTTTCAAGAGCAGTCGCTAATATGGCGGTACTTAGTGAATATACACTTCCATATGTAAAAGTAGGGGGATATCTTATAGCACTAAAAGGGCCAGCCATAGAAACAGAAATATTAGAAGGAAAAAATGCTATAGCAACTCTTGGAGGGAAAATAGAAGATATAATAGAAGTTGAAGTTGAAGGAACTGATCTTAATCATAATCTTGTTGTGATAAAAAAGATAAAGGAAACTTCGAATGTATATCCAAGAAAGGCTGGAGTAATCAGTAAGAGGCCTATTAAATAA
- the mnmG gene encoding tRNA uridine-5-carboxymethylaminomethyl(34) synthesis enzyme MnmG — protein MKTYFGGKFDVVVIGAGHAGCEAALASARLGMKTLVATMSLESIAMMPCNPNVGGTAKGHLVREIDALGGEMGKNIDKTFIQSRMLNTSKGPAVHSLRAQADKHSYTREMKKVLESEDNIYLKQVEVISIEVEEGEVKGIITKNGAYYETKAVILATGTYLKGRIIIGETSYYGGPNGLVPAMDLSQSILNLGIKLRRFKTGTPARVKRSSVDFSKMIEQCGDERIIPFSFTNSNLEKEQISCYLTYTNEKTHNIIKENIDRSPMYNGSIEGIGPRYCPSIEDKIMRFPDKLQHQIFVEPEGEDTEELYIGGMSSSMPEDVQIAMYRTIPGLENCEFMRSAYAIEYDSVDPTELKLSLEFKKVNGLFGAGQFNGTSGYEEAASQGLIAGINASRKIKNQEPFILRRSDAYIGVLIDDLVTKGTNEPYRMMTSRAEYRLLLRQDNADLRLTELGREIGLVDDHRYNIFVERKAKLEAELERIKNLQITNKKEVNEFLEQLDSVALKKPISLYELIKRPELNYRVVEPLDAEREVLPIDIIDQIDIIAKYEGYIQKQLEQVEQFKKIENRLIDKDLDYSDVYGLRTEAIQKLNKFKPMNIGQASRISGVSPADISVLMIYLEQKKKQNKQK, from the coding sequence ATGAAAACATACTTTGGAGGCAAATTTGATGTTGTTGTAATTGGAGCCGGGCATGCAGGATGTGAAGCGGCTCTTGCAAGTGCGAGACTAGGAATGAAGACATTAGTTGCAACAATGAGTTTAGAGTCTATAGCAATGATGCCTTGTAATCCCAATGTTGGTGGAACTGCAAAAGGACACTTAGTTAGAGAAATAGATGCCTTAGGCGGAGAAATGGGAAAGAATATAGATAAGACATTTATCCAATCAAGGATGCTAAATACATCTAAGGGGCCAGCAGTACATTCTTTAAGAGCTCAAGCAGATAAACACTCATATACTAGGGAAATGAAAAAGGTTTTAGAAAGTGAAGATAATATTTACTTAAAACAAGTTGAAGTAATTTCTATAGAAGTGGAAGAGGGCGAAGTTAAAGGAATTATAACGAAAAATGGCGCTTATTATGAGACTAAAGCTGTAATTTTGGCAACGGGTACTTATTTAAAAGGTAGAATAATAATTGGTGAAACAAGTTACTATGGTGGTCCTAATGGATTAGTGCCAGCAATGGATTTGTCTCAATCAATATTGAATTTAGGTATAAAACTTAGAAGATTTAAAACTGGAACACCAGCAAGGGTAAAGAGAAGTTCAGTAGATTTTTCAAAGATGATAGAACAATGTGGAGATGAAAGAATAATTCCATTTTCATTTACTAATAGCAATTTAGAAAAAGAGCAAATATCATGTTATTTAACTTATACTAATGAAAAAACTCATAATATAATAAAAGAAAATATAGATAGATCACCTATGTATAATGGATCTATTGAAGGAATAGGACCAAGATATTGTCCTTCTATAGAAGATAAGATTATGAGGTTCCCTGATAAATTGCAACATCAAATATTTGTAGAGCCAGAAGGTGAAGATACTGAAGAGTTATATATCGGAGGTATGAGTTCTTCTATGCCGGAAGATGTACAAATAGCAATGTATAGAACAATTCCAGGATTAGAAAATTGTGAATTCATGAGATCAGCATATGCTATTGAGTATGATTCAGTAGATCCTACTGAACTTAAATTATCACTAGAATTTAAGAAAGTAAATGGACTTTTTGGTGCAGGACAATTTAATGGTACATCAGGATATGAAGAAGCAGCATCACAAGGTTTAATAGCAGGAATAAATGCATCTAGAAAAATAAAAAATCAAGAACCGTTTATATTAAGAAGAAGTGATGCATATATTGGTGTATTAATAGATGATTTAGTTACTAAGGGAACAAATGAACCATATAGAATGATGACTTCAAGAGCTGAATATAGACTTTTATTAAGACAAGATAATGCAGATTTAAGATTAACTGAACTTGGAAGAGAAATAGGATTAGTTGATGATCATAGATATAATATTTTTGTTGAAAGAAAAGCTAAGTTAGAAGCTGAATTAGAGAGAATAAAAAATCTTCAAATAACAAATAAAAAGGAAGTAAATGAATTTTTAGAGCAATTAGATTCAGTAGCATTAAAGAAACCAATATCTTTATATGAACTTATTAAGAGACCAGAATTAAATTATAGGGTTGTAGAGCCATTAGATGCTGAAAGAGAAGTATTACCTATAGATATAATTGATCAAATTGATATTATAGCTAAGTATGAAGGATATATACAAAAGCAGTTAGAGCAAGTTGAACAATTTAAAAAAATAGAAAATAGGTTAATAGACAAGGATCTAGATTACTCTGATGTCTACGGATTAAGAACAGAGGCAATACAAAAATTAAATAAATTCAAACCTATGAATATAGGTCAAGCATCTAGAATATCAGGAGTATCACCAGCGGATATTTCTGTATTAATGATATATTTAGAGCAAAAGAAGAAGCAAAATAAGCAAAAGTAA
- the rpsR gene encoding 30S ribosomal protein S18: MSEKKEYKKNMRGRRARKKVCAFCSEKSEAIDYKDINKLRKFVTERGKILPRRISGTCAKHQRELTGAVKRSRNIALLPFTTE; this comes from the coding sequence ATGAGCGAAAAGAAAGAATACAAAAAGAACATGAGAGGCAGAAGAGCAAGAAAGAAAGTTTGCGCATTCTGTTCTGAAAAGAGCGAAGCTATTGATTACAAAGATATTAACAAATTAAGAAAGTTCGTTACTGAAAGAGGTAAGATTTTACCAAGAAGAATCAGTGGAACTTGTGCTAAGCACCAAAGAGAATTAACAGGTGCTGTTAAGAGATCAAGAAACATAGCTTTATTACCATTTACAACTGAGTAA
- the rpsF gene encoding 30S ribosomal protein S6, which yields MNKYETLFILNTSLEEEAKKAIIEKFKGVIENGGGAIENVDEWGNRKLAYEIGKANEGYYTLINFTAAPELPKELDRVFRITDGVIRHIIVRNEK from the coding sequence ATGAATAAATATGAAACATTATTTATCCTAAACACATCTTTAGAAGAAGAAGCTAAAAAGGCTATAATCGAAAAATTTAAGGGTGTTATAGAAAATGGTGGTGGCGCTATTGAAAATGTTGATGAATGGGGTAACAGAAAGTTAGCTTACGAAATCGGTAAAGCAAACGAAGGTTACTATACTTTAATCAACTTTACTGCAGCTCCTGAACTACCTAAGGAATTAGATAGAGTATTCAGAATTACTGATGGAGTTATAAGACATATCATAGTTAGAAACGAAAAGTAA